A DNA window from Camelina sativa cultivar DH55 chromosome 17, Cs, whole genome shotgun sequence contains the following coding sequences:
- the LOC109130167 gene encoding uncharacterized protein LOC109130167: protein MARISMVVAVVLSVMLLVSINSVEILAEEQPTVGQRVDSAVTGVNNAFNEHGGPQAVDSVSSTIKSVYGWFGDKAKEWGIHS, encoded by the exons ATGGCGAGAATATCGATGGTTGTGGCTGTGGTGTTGTCGGTGATGCTACTTGTCTCGATAAACTCGGTGGAAATCTTGGCCGAGGAACAGCCGACGGTTGGGCAGAGAGTAGACTCCGCCGTGACGGGTGTCAACAACGCATTCAATGAACACGGCGGTCCACAGGCCGTTGACTCCGTATCCTCGACCATCAAATCTGTTTACGGATGGTTCGGTGATAAAGCCAA ggAATGGGGAATCCACTCCTAA